In the genome of bacterium, the window TTATTATAACGGCACCGGTTGGGGCCGGACATCCACCACGGATGACGCCAGTAATTACAACCGGATGGTGGTTGGACCGGGACGCGATACTGCAACCCATTACCTTTATGGCGGCAATGATGATAATTTAATTGTTGAGTATTACTGGAACGGTTTGTTCTATAATGCTGAGTTTACAGCTGCAGAATCCGGGGATATGTGGGAACCTGTGATCGGCAATGGCCGCAATGACGGGACCAACCGCCTTTATTGCGCCTGTAGAGATACTCACGTCTATGAGTATACCCATAATGGTGCGGACTGGGACCAGGTGGATATGGGCACACTCATTGATGACGGTTATGCCATGGCGCTCGGTGCAGGTCGCAATGGTAATACGCTCAATTCGATTTATGCCGGCGACCGGGACGGTGTGATACAGGAATTCCGCCGGAACGGGAGCGACTGGGACCAAATTAATATGGGCGGTCCGGGTATCAATGATATCGCTTGTTATGGTGTTGCCATCGGGGATGGCCGCAATGACGGCGTGATCCGGGTTTATGGAGGTTTCGGTAACGGCACAACGTACGAGTATTTGTGGAATGGGACCAGTTGGAGCGCGGCCTCGCTGGGTGATACCGGTGGTGTATTAAACGGCATGGCATTGGGTATGGGGCGGCAGAGTGACGGCATCAATTCTGTTTTTGTCAGTTCTGATGATAATGTAATTTATGAGTATGTTTGGTTTACCGAGACACCCACCCCGAGTCCTTCACCAACCGATACGCCGGTCAATTCGCCTACCATAACCCCAACTCCCAGTATAACCCCAACGGTGACGATCAGTCCGACATCAACCATCACATCGACATTTACCCCCTCAGCCACAATTACATCTACATTCACTCAGACCGTAACCTTTACCCAGACCTTGACAGCGACCATTTCGCCGACGTCCACGATTTCACCGACCAATACCTATTCTCCCACGATCACGGTAACCCCAACGCGAACGGTGACCTATACAGCAACCCCTTCGCCGACGATTACCCTGACAATGACCGCTTCGCCGACAATGACGGTTACCCAGACCAGCACAGCCTCGCCAACCTATACAGTGTCACCGACCATTACGCAGACTTCAACCCCGAATTTGGCAGCCGAGGACTTATCCAATGTCATTGTGTATCCCAACCCCTACCGGGGAGATGTTAATTTGCGCGGGGAAATTATCCTTTTTAATCTGCCTGACCGGGCTATGATCCGGTTCTACACGGTTGACGGCAGGAAGGTAAAAGAAATAGTCAAGGATGACCCGGGAAACCGGGTGGTTTGGAATATGACCAATGAGAATGGCGCGGATGTCGCTTCCGGTGTTTATATTTATATTATCAAGACCATTCGTGAAGAACGCAAGGGCAAGGTGGTTATATTGAAGTAGGGAACGGTCATGACCGTTTCCGGCAATAAAATTTATATACCACGGATGGTATGTTTTACTGTTAGTACCGGCAAATATTGTGTTTTTCTGCTTTGAAAATACACTTTTATCTAGACCCGGTCTTTATTCCATGCTACTATTCGTTCATGAATTTAAAAATATTTATTCGTTCATTTTTAATCTTTTTCCGGCCTATGCGCTGGATGCTTTTTTTTGGTATTGCCGGCGCAGCCTTTGTTTTTACGATTGCAACCGCAATGGTGCAACCGGCCGGAATTGTAACCGCCCCATCACTTTCCCAAGTGGAATCAGCTCGACATTATTTTGCACCTGAGCGTCTTCAGGCTTTTTCCGGAAATGATTTTAATCTGATACCTGATCTGGTTGATTTTCTTGATCAACTGGAAAATAGCCTGCGCATGGCTGCGCCGGAAGCATCAGAGCTTGAAGACCTCTATGCAGAGTATACCCGGTTTACTAATCCTAACTTTGTAACCTTTGATATTTATACGATTCAGCGGGGGGATAATTACTGGAAAATCGCCAAACAACATGGGTATACCATTGATTCCATTGTGGGATGCAATCCTCATTTGGGTAAGGTAGTCTGCTATGTCCGCCAGCGGGTGTTGCTGCCTTCCCGCGGCGGGTCATTACACCTCGTGCGTGCGGAGGAAACATTGACATCAATTGCACTGGACTATGCGGTGACCAAAGAGATCATTTTGGAGGCCAATCTGATTGATCCGCAATGGGGTGTTATCCCCGGCATGTGGTTGTTTATCTCCGGTGCCAAACCGAGATATTTGTCTGAGGACATGCAAAAGCAGTACAATCAACGCGCCTTGTTTCGCTCGCCCCTGGCCGGACGGTATTCTTCCTTTTTTGGAAACCGGATTCACCCGGTGTTGGGTTTTTCGAAATTTCATAATGGCGTGGACATTGCCTGCCCCATGAATACCTGGGTGGGCGCGGCAGCCGCAGGAAAAGTCATTGCCGCAGGTAAAGGCGGTGCGATCGGAACGTATATTAAGATTGATCACGGTAATGGCTACAAAACTCTGTATGGTCATCTGAACAAAATTCATGTAAGCCGAGGCCGGCAGGTCAGCCGGGGACAGTTGATCGGCCGGGCCGGGGCCACAGGCAGGGTCACCGGACCGCATCTGCATTTTACAATTTATAAAAACGGCCGCGTAGTTAACCCGATGGATTATTTGTGGTAAACCGGATCGAGGAGGAATAGTGCCGAATATACTCGTGATACATGGTCCGAATTTAAACCTGATTGGAAAACGTGAACCGGATATCTATGGTTCGGAAAACCTTGAGGCGATGAACCGGCGAATGGAAATAGCGGCCAAGGAACTTTTGTTGGGTCTGAAAATTATCCAGGAAAACCATGAAGGTAAAATAGTGGAAGCCATTCAGACCGCGCCGGAGTGGGCGCATTGCATCATTATCAATCCGGCAGCGTATACACATACCTCGGTCGCGATTTTAGACGCTTTAAAGGCTGTTGCCATTCCGTCAATTGAAGTCCATCTTTCCAATGTTTATGCGCGCGAGGATTTTCGGCACCACTCATATATTGCAGGTACGGTAAAGGGGAGAATTATGGGCTTTGGCGCAGACTCTTATTTACTCGCCCTGCGCGCGGCCAAATCTATTTTGAATCCATAAAGGACTTATGAGAAATTTATTGCTTAGCCACTGGTATCCTAGGTGGATGAGTCAAAAGCTGTATTGGGGTCTGGCAATCCTGGTTGGATTGTTGGTTTGCTTTCCTGCTTTTTTAGCAGGGAAGGCAGCGGCGGTGCTTGTTTTGGGAACGCTTCTGCTGGGCGTTTTTGCCTGGTTGCTGCTGGCGTTTGATCAGGACCGGTTTTCCCAAATGGGTTTCGGGCCGGCCTTACTCCTGTTTTTATTTATTTCGATTATCACTGTGATGGCATCTACAGATCCGGCTTCCAGTATTAATCCCTTTTCTACAGAAATCAGTATGCTGCTTGTATTTTTACTCGCGTATCTCCTGGCCCGGCAGATGCGTACAGTCAGACCGGTATTGGCCGGTTTGTTGGGGTTGGGGATTATTTTGGCGGCGTATGGTTTTTTACAGCATATTCAGGGGATGCTGGATACCTATCAACACTTTTTCGGTCAAACGCCTCCGGAAAACAGGGTGGAGCAGGAAATTGCCAACCGTTTGCTCTCGCGCCGGGCATTTTCTTTGTTTACCTATCCCAATCTTTTGGCAGGATTTATTGCTTTGTTATTACCTTTGGGATTCTCGTTTATGCTGACCACCCGGCGCCGTGGACTGGGGTGGCTCTGGGGTGCCGGGGTTGTCGTGATGGTGATGGGTCTTTATGTTACCGGATCTGTCGGAGGCTGGCTGGCGGCGGTTGCCGGGATCGGTATGTTTTTTTTCCTGATACAGAGAAAAATTTTTCAGGACAAAAAAACAGCCATGCCCTGGTCGGTTTGGATTGCCGGTGCACTTCTCGCAGTAAGCGGCGCGGTGATTTTGATTTTGGTTCGCAATCCTGAGAGCTTTTTCAATGATATCATCACACGTTTGGCCAACTGGGGAAGTGCATTTCGCATGGGTTGGGACCACAGTCTTACAGGTGTCGGTCCGGGACTGTTCGGTGTGGTCTTCCCGGACTATCAAACCGAGAACGGTTATTATGTCCGCTATGCACATAATTTTCTTCTTCAGCGATTTTCCGAGACCGGGCTTTTGGGTCTGACCGCATTGCTGTGGTTTTTATTTACGCTCACCCGTCAGGCCTGTCAAAGTTTTGGCCGGGAGATGATGACCAACCAACGGTTGTATATTATTGCTGTTTTTTCCGGTGTGACCGCTGTTTTTTTGCATGCCTGTATTGATCTTGATCTTAATTTTGTAAAAACCAGCGTACTCTTTTGGTTTTTACTGGGCAGCGGGTTGGGGTTGGTTGCACCGAAAAAAAATACGGCAGAGCCTATTCAGATTCCGTACGAACGTTTGCTTCGTCTGGGTCTGGCCGGTATCGGTGTGATGGTATTATGGAAGGGCGGGAAAAGTCTGCCGGTCGAGGGCCTTTTATATATTGGTACCGGGTTGCTTTTGGTCCTCTTTTTTATTGGCCGGACGGATAACTACGCTTCCTGGTGGCAGCTGATGAAACGAATTCCTTTGCGTTGGCCTTTGAGTATTTTCATGGTGTGGGCGATTCTTTCCGCCATGGTCTCGCTTCATCCGGCTGGTGCAATTCCAGGGATGACCCTGGCCGCTTCGGGGCTGCTACTTTACATGTTGACTGTTTTGACGCCGCGTACGGGTCATTATTTAATACGGACCGCCGGGGCGGCGGCAGTGATTATTGCTTTGGTGGCGCTGAGTCAAATGATTTTTCAACCCGGCATGCGTGTGGATGTGCAGTGGCCTAATCCGAATTTGCTGGCTGCATTTTTTGCCATGGGTTTGCTGGTCAATATAATCACTCTTATTTTTAGTGCGCGGACCAATGCAGAGAGAATGGGTTCGGCCTTGGGTGTGCTGATTGTGTTTTTTGCCATGCTGGCAACAGGGTCTATGGGGGCTGTTTTAAATAGTATTGCCGGTTTGGGTGTGATCTTGTTCTGGATAAAAGTGCGTAAACCGCGGTATTTTAAATTCGTTGCGCTGGTCTTTGGCTTGTTCCTGATTCTGGCGATTGTGCTGCCTTTTCAGACCGGCGGACGCCTGCTTGATTTGAAAGGCTATAAGGCTCAAACCTATGAGCGTGTCCAAATTTTAAAATCGTCATCCCGGATGATTTTTCATCGGCCCGTGACCGGGTTCGGTCCGGGAAATTTCAGTCAGGCTTTTGAACGCTATAGCTTTCCCAATATCCGGGGATTGTCCCGTTTTGGAAAAATTGCGCAGTTCGCGCACAATGAACCAATTCAACTGATGGTCGTGACCGGTATTCCGGGCGGTTTGCTGCTGGTTTGGATCAGCTGGATTTTACTCATTCATTTCCGGCGTCAGAGCCGGGCGCCGGTTCCTTTGGAAGGAACCGTGGACGCCTCCGAGCAGGTATCCAGAATCGCCGCTTGGAGCGTTTTGGCAGGTGCTGCGGTGCATGGGTTGGTGGATTTTAATTGGCATCTTCCCGGATTATTTATCTGGTATATGATGCTTCTGGGGATTGCCGTTGCACCCATGAGCCGGTGGCGCACGGAAGAGAATATTTCACTGCTCGACATCGGCGCATGGCGCAGCCGGCTTGGCAAACTGTGCTGCCAGCCATTTCCGGTTCTTTTGGTGCTGGTTGTGATAGCCATTAGTCTGGCATCGATTCGTCCTTTGGTCAGTCACTACTTGCAAAATCTTGGTGAGGCGCAGCGCTATAAGCAAGATCTCAAAGCTGCTGACCGGGAATTTCAACGTGCGTTATCGGTCCATCCTTTATCATCCAA includes:
- a CDS encoding M23 family metallopeptidase, with product MNLKIFIRSFLIFFRPMRWMLFFGIAGAAFVFTIATAMVQPAGIVTAPSLSQVESARHYFAPERLQAFSGNDFNLIPDLVDFLDQLENSLRMAAPEASELEDLYAEYTRFTNPNFVTFDIYTIQRGDNYWKIAKQHGYTIDSIVGCNPHLGKVVCYVRQRVLLPSRGGSLHLVRAEETLTSIALDYAVTKEIILEANLIDPQWGVIPGMWLFISGAKPRYLSEDMQKQYNQRALFRSPLAGRYSSFFGNRIHPVLGFSKFHNGVDIACPMNTWVGAAAAGKVIAAGKGGAIGTYIKIDHGNGYKTLYGHLNKIHVSRGRQVSRGQLIGRAGATGRVTGPHLHFTIYKNGRVVNPMDYLW
- the aroQ gene encoding type II 3-dehydroquinate dehydratase, whose protein sequence is MIHGPNLNLIGKREPDIYGSENLEAMNRRMEIAAKELLLGLKIIQENHEGKIVEAIQTAPEWAHCIIINPAAYTHTSVAILDALKAVAIPSIEVHLSNVYAREDFRHHSYIAGTVKGRIMGFGADSYLLALRAAKSILNP
- a CDS encoding O-antigen ligase family protein: MSQKLYWGLAILVGLLVCFPAFLAGKAAAVLVLGTLLLGVFAWLLLAFDQDRFSQMGFGPALLLFLFISIITVMASTDPASSINPFSTEISMLLVFLLAYLLARQMRTVRPVLAGLLGLGIILAAYGFLQHIQGMLDTYQHFFGQTPPENRVEQEIANRLLSRRAFSLFTYPNLLAGFIALLLPLGFSFMLTTRRRGLGWLWGAGVVVMVMGLYVTGSVGGWLAAVAGIGMFFFLIQRKIFQDKKTAMPWSVWIAGALLAVSGAVILILVRNPESFFNDIITRLANWGSAFRMGWDHSLTGVGPGLFGVVFPDYQTENGYYVRYAHNFLLQRFSETGLLGLTALLWFLFTLTRQACQSFGREMMTNQRLYIIAVFSGVTAVFLHACIDLDLNFVKTSVLFWFLLGSGLGLVAPKKNTAEPIQIPYERLLRLGLAGIGVMVLWKGGKSLPVEGLLYIGTGLLLVLFFIGRTDNYASWWQLMKRIPLRWPLSIFMVWAILSAMVSLHPAGAIPGMTLAASGLLLYMLTVLTPRTGHYLIRTAGAAAVIIALVALSQMIFQPGMRVDVQWPNPNLLAAFFAMGLLVNIITLIFSARTNAERMGSALGVLIVFFAMLATGSMGAVLNSIAGLGVILFWIKVRKPRYFKFVALVFGLFLILAIVLPFQTGGRLLDLKGYKAQTYERVQILKSSSRMIFHRPVTGFGPGNFSQAFERYSFPNIRGLSRFGKIAQFAHNEPIQLMVVTGIPGGLLLVWISWILLIHFRRQSRAPVPLEGTVDASEQVSRIAAWSVLAGAAVHGLVDFNWHLPGLFIWYMMLLGIAVAPMSRWRTEENISLLDIGAWRSRLGKLCCQPFPVLLVLVVIAISLASIRPLVSHYLQNLGEAQRYKQDLKAADREFQRALSVHPLSSKAYDALGQIRVDFYAMVGSETWFRLSDWAFQKAYDLNGMNAYIHRHMGGLYKLKAAKSLGEEKAEYYDRAERQYLLGIEKAPQKALLYFELGNLLRDAGRMDSAERAWREAIALEPNYAAAHSNLGVALEIRDELIDAEKSYRRALDVKVFAAGAEGKYELELLTLNWAVVHSNLGHLYEQQARWIEAYTEYKKVLVLEPENALAQKRLENLQRILP